The following proteins are co-located in the Legionella busanensis genome:
- a CDS encoding DNA translocase FtsK produces MTKRDASIKTKNNKKTLPAFLIKRISEGSFILLLTGVLFILLSLCTYHVTDPGWTHITKNNVEVANAGGHVGAYIADALYFTLGYCCFFLSIGLLYIAWLVLKEQRIMQSVNKHVLLLRFIGFTFAIIGGCGLLSLDAVIVNASHISNAGGLLGNWIAKGFYYALNLQGASLLLLAIVLVGVTWLTGFSWLMLSESIGLYTLSAVNWLILKLKTMLASLTHFIKGLIKFDKSNVQPVKQDKRPSLSIRREPERKERTEKTIPILISPTSQAAPIPTLNTNENSSAVNNKANFTKEKKTKSPIASGLPSLSLLDKGQVGKPLGGYTHQELESLSREVEQHLLDFGIQADVVAVHPGPVITRFELQLAAGIKVSKLTALAKDLARSLSVTSVRVVEVIPGKTVVGLELPNQHREIVRLSSVLSADVYQHAMSPLTLALGVDIAGHPMIVDLAKMPHLLVAGTTGSGKSVGINAMILSLLFKSSPEQVRLIMIDPKMLELSVYDGIPHLLTPVVTDMKEAASALRWCVAEMERRYRLMASMGVRNLTGFNNKVNEAAERGEPLTDPLWKPSDGVDSSAPLLQSLPYIVVVVDELADMMMVVGKKVEQLIARIAQKARAAGIHLILATQRPSVDVLTGLIKSNIPTRMSFQVSSKIDSRTILDQQGAEQLLGHGDMLYLAPGTGAPLRVHGAFVDDKEVHRIADDWRTRGEPDYIEEITQTLDSSEGGVGDDGQETEDTDPLYDQAVEFIIQTRKASISSVQRRFKIGYNRAARLVEEMERTGIVGPLDGGYRDVLVSAVPDE; encoded by the coding sequence ATGACAAAAAGAGACGCAAGCATTAAAACTAAAAATAATAAAAAAACGCTACCGGCGTTTCTTATCAAACGAATCAGTGAAGGGAGCTTTATTCTCCTTTTAACAGGCGTTTTATTTATTCTACTTTCTTTGTGCACTTACCATGTCACCGATCCTGGCTGGACTCACATAACTAAAAATAATGTAGAGGTAGCTAATGCTGGTGGCCATGTTGGTGCGTATATCGCTGATGCTTTATATTTTACTTTAGGTTATTGTTGCTTTTTTCTATCGATAGGTCTTCTTTACATTGCTTGGCTTGTTTTAAAAGAACAACGAATTATGCAATCTGTAAATAAGCATGTGCTTTTATTAAGGTTTATTGGTTTTACTTTTGCCATTATTGGCGGCTGTGGTTTATTAAGCTTAGATGCGGTTATTGTCAATGCTAGTCATATTAGCAATGCCGGTGGCCTTTTAGGAAATTGGATTGCAAAAGGTTTTTATTATGCCTTAAATTTACAAGGCGCTTCTTTATTACTTTTAGCTATCGTGTTAGTCGGCGTAACATGGCTTACAGGCTTTTCTTGGTTAATGCTTTCAGAATCTATTGGTCTTTATACTTTAAGTGCTGTTAACTGGCTTATTTTAAAATTAAAAACCATGCTAGCAAGTTTAACTCACTTTATTAAAGGGCTTATTAAATTTGATAAATCTAATGTACAACCAGTTAAGCAAGACAAACGACCTTCGCTTTCTATAAGAAGAGAGCCTGAGAGGAAAGAAAGGACAGAAAAAACGATTCCTATTCTTATTTCTCCTACATCGCAAGCAGCGCCAATACCAACGCTCAATACAAATGAAAATTCATCGGCAGTAAATAATAAAGCTAACTTTACAAAAGAAAAGAAAACAAAGTCTCCCATTGCAAGTGGCTTGCCTTCATTAAGTTTGCTTGATAAAGGTCAAGTTGGTAAACCCTTAGGCGGATATACTCATCAGGAGTTAGAAAGTCTATCGCGTGAGGTAGAACAGCACCTATTAGATTTTGGAATTCAGGCAGATGTTGTTGCTGTTCATCCGGGTCCCGTTATTACCCGTTTTGAATTGCAGTTAGCTGCAGGTATCAAAGTCAGTAAATTAACAGCATTAGCTAAAGATTTAGCGCGCTCATTATCAGTAACTAGTGTACGTGTTGTTGAAGTAATTCCAGGTAAAACAGTCGTCGGCCTTGAATTGCCTAATCAACATCGAGAAATTGTACGCCTTTCATCGGTATTATCTGCAGACGTTTATCAACATGCAATGTCACCGCTAACTCTAGCCTTAGGTGTAGATATTGCTGGTCACCCGATGATAGTTGATTTAGCAAAAATGCCGCATTTATTAGTTGCAGGTACCACGGGTTCAGGCAAATCAGTTGGTATTAATGCCATGATTTTGAGTTTATTGTTTAAATCCAGTCCGGAACAAGTTCGTTTAATTATGATTGATCCTAAAATGCTGGAATTATCTGTTTATGATGGTATTCCACATTTATTAACACCTGTTGTAACAGATATGAAAGAAGCAGCAAGTGCCTTACGTTGGTGTGTTGCCGAAATGGAAAGACGCTATCGGTTAATGGCTTCTATGGGTGTAAGAAATTTAACGGGGTTTAATAATAAAGTAAATGAAGCTGCCGAGAGAGGTGAGCCTTTAACTGATCCATTATGGAAGCCAAGTGATGGTGTAGATAGTAGTGCGCCTTTATTACAGTCATTGCCTTACATTGTTGTTGTTGTGGATGAGCTTGCTGACATGATGATGGTTGTTGGTAAAAAAGTTGAGCAGTTGATTGCTCGTATTGCACAGAAAGCACGTGCTGCCGGTATTCATTTAATTTTAGCTACGCAAAGACCTTCAGTTGATGTATTAACAGGTTTAATTAAGTCAAATATTCCCACTCGAATGTCATTTCAAGTTTCTTCTAAAATTGACTCTCGTACTATTCTTGATCAGCAAGGTGCTGAACAATTATTAGGTCACGGCGACATGCTATACTTAGCTCCAGGTACAGGCGCGCCTCTACGCGTGCATGGCGCTTTTGTCGATGATAAAGAAGTGCATCGAATTGCTGATGATTGGCGCACGCGTGGTGAGCCTGATTATATTGAGGAAATTACGCAAACCCTTGATAGTTCGGAAGGCGGCGTTGGTGATGATGGTCAGGAAACCGAAGATACAGATCCGTTGTATGATCAAGCGGTAGAATTTATTATACAAACTCGCAAGGCGAGTATCTCTTCGGTACAGCGTCGTTTTAAAATAGGTTATAACCGTGCTGCTCGTTTAGTAGAAGAAATGGAGCGTACAGGAATTGTTGGCCCCTTAGATGGTGGCTATAGAGATGTTCTTGTATCAGCCGTACCTGATGAATAA
- the trxB gene encoding thioredoxin-disulfide reductase translates to MTSSNYHHQLIILGSGPAGYTAAVYAARANLRPVIITGMQPGGQLTTTTEVDNWPGDPEGLQGPALMERMQKHAERFDTKIIFDHIIEADLNKRPFTLQGDSDTYTCDALIIATGASARYLGLESEKAYQGRGVSACATCDGFFYRNKDVCVIGGGNTAVEEALYLSNIAASVTLIHRRDSLRAEKILQDKLFEKARTGNIRLFWNHTLEEVLGDGLKVTGVNLRHLTDDSVNHLKVDGVFIAIGHDPNTSLFKNQLNMTNDGYLIIRSGLEGMATATSIPGVFACGDVADHVYRQAITSAGFGCMAALDAEKYLDDVAN, encoded by the coding sequence ATGACAAGCAGTAACTATCATCACCAGTTAATTATATTAGGTTCCGGGCCGGCAGGGTATACTGCGGCTGTTTATGCAGCTCGAGCAAACCTTCGCCCAGTTATTATAACCGGCATGCAACCAGGCGGTCAGCTAACAACTACAACTGAAGTTGATAATTGGCCTGGCGATCCTGAAGGTTTACAAGGCCCTGCCTTAATGGAACGCATGCAAAAGCATGCTGAGCGCTTTGATACCAAAATTATTTTTGATCATATTATTGAAGCTGATTTAAATAAAAGACCATTCACTTTACAAGGTGATAGCGACACTTACACCTGTGATGCTTTAATTATCGCAACGGGTGCTTCTGCACGTTATCTAGGACTTGAATCTGAAAAAGCTTATCAAGGTCGCGGTGTTTCGGCGTGTGCAACATGTGATGGCTTTTTCTATCGCAATAAAGATGTATGCGTCATTGGTGGTGGTAACACAGCAGTTGAAGAAGCACTTTATCTCTCTAATATTGCCGCATCAGTTACCTTAATTCATCGACGTGACAGCTTAAGGGCTGAAAAGATTTTACAAGATAAATTATTTGAAAAAGCCCGCACTGGTAATATTCGTTTATTCTGGAATCACACCTTAGAAGAGGTTCTAGGTGATGGGCTTAAAGTAACAGGTGTTAATTTACGTCATCTAACTGATGATAGTGTAAATCATCTTAAAGTTGATGGGGTTTTTATTGCCATTGGCCACGACCCCAATACCAGTTTATTTAAAAACCAGTTAAACATGACGAATGATGGCTATCTAATTATTCGCTCTGGCCTTGAAGGCATGGCAACTGCGACATCGATACCAGGTGTTTTTGCCTGTGGTGATGTGGCTGATCATGTTTACAGACAAGCAATTACCTCAGCAGGCTTTGGCTGTATGGCGGCGCTTGATGCTGAGAAATATTTAGATGATGTAGCTAATTAA
- a CDS encoding Fic family protein gives MRSIQKQTERKWDVILADFPRTEIWRLQTDGCQHHLGPNNFRDAYYKGMNLGFDFISSNITTKLSVDLIQNIYLSAYRFEEEYLQDEELKQGIRNQSGGFEIYLNLPGVFDDAGISEEGIDEFIRNMIAADSDRPAGSPRWRLKIDTGGDKAPLYISFDPKKNENLNCIYFDKNNPVGLKEFLLEQLKNAALTKSTAEGSEKFKGPLTKVEISCSAKYSREELKKYIQREINSYLKKVEKAGNDEQKIAIIIELIRNLHQTHPFPDGNGRTLIFLLKNLLLLQNKMDICITQTPSHFAAFSVNQLVKETIQGLIKYAEYKITTAKHFLADLKEEDILNNKERIKSKLSKAISKDPMIAMAQLNELFIQIQDNKIVVPKGYWGESYNLGLLNSFNTGFKKSNESHIAIQTMIKQLYYENFVKLTKDVDSEGLKKFSSWIDKHQIYKDVRYNYNAGKRDMRLELDEYFSPISKTSTSTVSKTSTSTI, from the coding sequence ATGCGATCTATCCAGAAACAAACTGAAAGAAAATGGGATGTTATTTTGGCAGATTTTCCCCGAACAGAAATATGGCGATTACAAACGGATGGCTGCCAACATCATTTAGGGCCTAATAATTTTAGGGACGCTTATTACAAAGGCATGAATCTAGGATTCGACTTTATATCATCTAACATAACTACAAAATTATCCGTAGATTTAATTCAAAATATTTATTTAAGTGCCTATCGTTTTGAAGAAGAATATTTACAGGATGAGGAACTAAAACAAGGTATAAGGAATCAATCCGGTGGATTTGAGATTTATTTAAATTTACCGGGAGTTTTTGATGATGCAGGAATTTCTGAAGAAGGTATCGATGAGTTTATAAGAAATATGATAGCAGCCGATAGCGACCGTCCTGCAGGCTCACCAAGGTGGCGATTGAAAATAGATACTGGAGGTGACAAAGCACCGCTTTATATTTCTTTTGATCCTAAAAAAAATGAAAACTTAAATTGTATTTATTTTGATAAAAATAATCCCGTGGGGTTAAAAGAATTTCTATTAGAACAATTAAAAAATGCTGCTCTAACTAAAAGCACTGCAGAAGGCTCTGAAAAATTTAAAGGGCCATTAACAAAAGTAGAGATATCTTGCTCTGCTAAGTATTCGAGAGAAGAATTAAAAAAATACATTCAACGAGAAATTAACTCATATCTCAAAAAAGTTGAAAAAGCTGGGAATGATGAGCAGAAAATAGCCATTATTATAGAGTTAATTAGAAACCTTCATCAAACGCATCCTTTTCCTGATGGTAATGGACGCACGCTCATTTTTTTATTAAAAAATTTACTTCTATTACAAAATAAAATGGATATTTGTATTACGCAAACACCTTCTCACTTCGCGGCATTTTCAGTTAATCAGTTAGTAAAAGAGACAATCCAGGGCCTTATAAAGTATGCAGAATATAAAATTACCACGGCTAAACACTTTTTAGCTGATTTAAAAGAAGAAGATATTTTAAATAATAAAGAAAGGATTAAATCGAAATTAAGTAAGGCTATTTCTAAAGATCCTATGATTGCAATGGCCCAATTAAATGAGTTATTCATACAAATTCAAGATAATAAGATTGTAGTGCCTAAAGGTTATTGGGGTGAGTCATATAATCTAGGGCTCTTAAATAGCTTTAATACTGGATTTAAAAAATCGAATGAAAGTCATATAGCAATACAGACTATGATTAAACAACTTTATTATGAAAATTTTGTTAAATTAACAAAAGACGTCGATAGTGAAGGTTTAAAAAAATTCTCCTCTTGGATTGATAAACATCAAATATATAAAGACGTAAGATATAATTATAATGCGGGGAAACGAGATATGCGCTTAGAATTAGACGAGTATTTTAGCCCTATTTCAAAAACAAGTACAAGCACAGTCTCAAAAACAAGTACAAGCACAATTTAA
- the aat gene encoding leucyl/phenylalanyl-tRNA--protein transferase, whose protein sequence is MAIIDLPYTFPDPEKADDQGLLAVGGDLSPTRLLAAYSQGIFPWFDDDYPILWWSPNPRLLLIPQEFKVSPSLKKSLKKPYLYTFDKAFEQVIDACASVDKRATSTWITHDMQQAYIELHRLGYAHSVEIWSVDKLIGGLYGISLGKAFFGESMFHKERDTSKIALFYLCQLLSGWHFDFIDCQLPTPHLQSLGAIVVSRHEFLKRLHQTLQHPTRKEIW, encoded by the coding sequence ATGGCGATTATTGACTTACCCTATACATTTCCTGATCCTGAAAAAGCAGATGATCAAGGCTTATTAGCTGTTGGAGGAGATTTATCGCCCACTCGATTGTTGGCAGCATATAGCCAAGGTATTTTTCCGTGGTTTGATGATGATTACCCTATCTTATGGTGGTCACCTAACCCACGCCTACTACTTATTCCGCAAGAATTTAAAGTATCACCAAGTTTAAAAAAATCATTAAAAAAACCTTATTTATATACATTTGATAAAGCGTTTGAACAAGTCATTGATGCTTGCGCATCAGTTGATAAGCGGGCGACAAGCACCTGGATTACCCACGATATGCAACAAGCTTATATTGAATTACATCGACTAGGTTATGCTCATTCTGTTGAAATTTGGTCTGTTGATAAATTGATTGGTGGTTTATATGGGATAAGTCTAGGAAAAGCTTTTTTTGGCGAATCTATGTTTCATAAAGAGCGAGACACCTCGAAAATAGCTTTATTTTATTTGTGCCAATTATTGAGTGGTTGGCATTTTGACTTTATTGATTGCCAACTACCTACACCGCATTTACAAAGTTTAGGCGCTATTGTTGTAAGCCGACATGAGTTTTTAAAACGATTACACCAAACTTTACAACATCCAACTAGGAAGGAAATATGGTAA
- the infA gene encoding translation initiation factor IF-1, producing MAKEDHIEMLGTVVDTLPNTMFRVELENGHIVTAHISGRMRKNYIRILTGDKVKVELTPYDLTKGRIIFRDKN from the coding sequence ATGGCAAAAGAAGATCATATTGAAATGCTTGGTACGGTAGTAGATACGCTTCCAAATACTATGTTTCGTGTTGAGCTAGAAAATGGTCACATTGTTACAGCGCACATTTCTGGCCGTATGCGTAAAAACTATATTCGTATTCTAACAGGTGACAAAGTTAAAGTTGAATTAACACCTTATGATTTGACTAAAGGACGTATCATTTTCCGCGACAAAAACTAA
- the pmbA gene encoding metalloprotease PmbA: MQNSLENLTKVQQKSASDLSSLMQDILDRARAQGATDAAVSVNHDNGFSVDVRMNDVETVAFNEDKGLSLVVYIGHRKGAASSTDTSPKALDTLVKAAYEIAKVSAEDTCFGLADRELLTNIYPELDLYHPWDINPTQAIEMALNCESHALSLDQRIKNSDGVNLATYSFIHGYANTYGALGIVSGTRHSISCSLIAQEGGSMQRDYDYTTARLASDLSSLQHLAESTVERAVSRLGSKQVKTQKVPVLFSPRVSSGILSSLINAISGSNLYRKNSFLLDALDKQIFPNNIKIYEQPHLIRGLGSAPFDGEGIPTRNNVFVEDGRLRQYVLSSYSARRMGLKTTANSSGVHNLTIDPTAGGMDELIKQMGKGLLVTELMGQGVNGLTGDYSRGASGFWVENGAIQFPVEEVTIAGNLKDMFLNIQAVGNDINPNISTRCGSILIDGMTVAGH, from the coding sequence ATGCAAAATTCATTAGAAAATCTTACCAAAGTGCAACAAAAATCGGCAAGTGATTTGTCTAGTCTTATGCAGGATATATTAGATCGAGCTCGTGCTCAAGGTGCTACTGATGCTGCCGTTTCGGTAAATCATGACAATGGCTTCTCTGTTGATGTACGAATGAATGATGTTGAAACAGTTGCATTCAATGAAGATAAAGGATTAAGTCTGGTTGTTTATATTGGCCATCGTAAAGGTGCTGCAAGTAGTACGGATACTTCTCCTAAAGCCTTAGACACGCTTGTTAAAGCAGCTTATGAAATTGCCAAAGTTAGCGCTGAAGACACGTGCTTTGGTTTAGCAGATCGCGAATTATTAACTAATATTTACCCAGAGCTTGATTTATATCATCCCTGGGATATTAATCCAACTCAAGCAATTGAAATGGCATTGAATTGTGAATCACATGCACTTTCTCTTGATCAACGCATAAAAAACTCAGATGGGGTCAATTTAGCCACTTATAGTTTTATCCATGGTTATGCAAATACTTATGGCGCCCTAGGTATCGTGAGTGGCACCAGACATAGTATAAGTTGTTCTTTAATTGCGCAAGAAGGTGGGTCTATGCAGCGTGACTATGATTATACTACTGCGCGTCTAGCAAGTGATTTAAGTTCTTTGCAGCATCTAGCTGAAAGTACGGTTGAACGGGCTGTAAGTCGCTTAGGGTCTAAACAAGTTAAAACCCAAAAAGTGCCCGTTTTATTTTCACCACGCGTGTCAAGCGGTATTCTATCAAGTCTAATTAATGCAATTAGTGGATCAAATTTATATCGAAAAAACTCCTTTTTATTAGATGCATTAGATAAGCAGATTTTTCCTAACAATATTAAAATTTATGAGCAGCCCCACTTAATAAGAGGTTTAGGCAGTGCACCTTTTGATGGGGAAGGGATTCCTACACGTAATAATGTTTTTGTTGAGGATGGTCGGTTACGCCAATATGTACTTAGTAGTTATTCAGCTCGTCGTATGGGTTTAAAAACCACAGCCAATAGTAGTGGTGTTCATAATTTAACAATAGACCCAACTGCAGGTGGTATGGATGAGTTGATAAAGCAAATGGGTAAGGGTTTATTAGTTACTGAATTAATGGGACAAGGTGTCAATGGTTTAACAGGTGATTACTCACGTGGTGCTTCAGGTTTCTGGGTAGAAAATGGTGCTATCCAATTTCCTGTGGAAGAAGTAACCATCGCTGGTAATTTAAAAGACATGTTTTTAAATATTCAAGCTGTAGGAAATGATATAAATCCAAATATTTCAACCCGTTGCGGTTCAATTTTAATTGATGGTATGACGGTGGCAGGTCATTAA